Genomic window (Acomys russatus chromosome 2, mAcoRus1.1, whole genome shotgun sequence):
GGCGGCCAGGTTTAAGGAGGCACTGGAGTTGTGCTGTGACCACTGTCAGGCCATTAGTAGGGCCGACCTTGGCTCAGTGTGATTATGGGAGTGACTCTCACACCAGCAACAGTCACGAACAGAGATGACAACTGCACCTGCCTTCCACCAGCTTTCGGTGAGCTGGACAgctgggcgggggcgggggttcCTGGGGGAGGGGTCTGTGGACCCGTGTTCCATCCGATGCTAGCTGGGGAAGGGGTTTGTGCAGGGTAGTAACAGCTCCGTATACTCACATCTGCAGGGATCCCCTCCATAGCCCAGGCATGGGGACTGTGGACCGTCTTAGCGGTTGTGACAGTGCTTTTTCTCATCTCCCTGGCTGCACTCTTGTCCCAGTGGACCAGTGGTAGGAGCAGGAACCAGGAGGGACAGGGACGGTGAGTGAAGGATAACTGGGATGGGTTAACTTAGTATTTCCCTCTCAACTAAAAAGTCCCCATTCATCTCCCAAACTCTATGCTGCAGCTCCGGAGGGTCCGTGGAAGAAGTTCCCCTGTACGGGAACCTGCTCTACCTACAGACAGGTAGGCACTGCGGACGGGAGGGACAGGGCACAAGAGCGGCCTCCTAGCACATGGGATGCAGATGCCAGCAGGGGCAGTCAGGAGCTGACCAGATCTCTGTGCCCCTGTCCCAGGACGGCTGTCCCAAGAACCCAGGCCAGAGCAGCAGGACCCATCCTCTGGAGGCCCTGGCAGGGTGAGTCAGCTGGctgaagaaaaagggagggaaggaaacgGGGACCGGTCCCGAGGGTCCAGAGACCGTCCAACAGCCTCGCACCTCCAGGCTGCGGAGGAGGCGATGTGCTACACAAGCCTGCAGCTGCGACCTCCTCAGGGTCGGATCCCTAGCGCCGGGACCCCCATCAAGTACTGTGAGGTGGTGCTGGACTCTGAGCCAAAGCCCCAGACCCCAGGTCCGGAGCCGGAACTCTACGCCTCGGTGTGTCCCCAGACACGCAGAGCCCGGGCTTCCTTCCCAGATCAAGCCTATGCCAACAGCCAGCCTGCACCCAGCTGAGGAGGACCGGGAACTGTGGGCACCCATGGGTCAGGGAACTCCTGCTGCCCTGGCTGAGGGCATGCCCAGCTCCTAACTAGCCTCCAGGACATCCAGCCATGGCTGAGTGACAGGTGATGCTCTACCCTGAGCTGCAAGACATACAATCTCAGAGTATGAAGGCTCCTGGCTTCCTGAGGATGGACTTGaaaaaagggaggcctcccacACGCCCGCCCcaccaactcccccccccccgccctcgcAAGCCCcgtatttctctttttctatgtgCTCCTGTAAGCCCCACAAGCCTCTCACTTCACACTTTTTCCTGCTTTCAGAATTTAACTGGgttccccatctcccctctcaGCTTACCCAGACTCAGGTACCTCACTGTCTCCTCAGACACAGGAagtgggcagggaggaggaggtaagagccagagaggatgtgGGTGGGTATCATGTGTGGGGGGCCCACAGCTGGAAAGTCTCCTGGAGTCTCAAGCTTGGTTTCTGACCTGAAAACCCTGGACAGAAAATGGTCTCCATGCTGAGGTCTCTGGCGGCTCCAGGCTTTTCAAATAAAGCATCTCAAAAAACCGTTTGCGTTGGGGTGTGAGTTTTAGCATTGTGTAGAGCGTTCCTGGGGGGGTACCAAGCTGGGGAGGGATTGAAGAGATAGATGCCGAGGGTGAAGGAGTGGAGCCCAGGTACTTGGGTGCTATTCCTGATTCTGGAACATTTACGGGACTTACATCAGAGCTATCCCATGGCAGCCGGGGAGTCTGAAACCTCACCAGTTCTGAACTACTCTACTgatgacttctttttttgttttgttttgtttttcgagacagggtctttctgtgtagccttagctgtcctggactccctttgtggactaggctggcctcaaactcacagagatctgcctgcctctgcctccccagtgctggggttaaaggtgtgtgcgccaccatgcctggcatactGATGACTTCTGTACCAGTGTCCCCATACCTGCCTGCCTATTTCCTTCATCAGTTGCCACTTCCATTCTCCCACATCCCTTGCGAGTGCTACATGGACTCTTATTACGGCATCCAGTGGCCCTGTCTTTATTCTGTCTGCCAAATACCTACCTCCATTGGCCTCTTTGCCTCCTCATCACCAGGGCAATGGCTCACTCCACCTTCTTAGTTGTCACCTAAAGTTCTGGCAACAGCTTTGCTTATCACTACTTGTGTTTAAAACCCCTatccaagctgggcagtggtggcgcacacctttaatcccagcacttgggtggcagaggtaggtggatctctgtgagctcgaggacagccttatctacaaagcgagtccaggacagccaaggctacacagagaaaccctatcttgaaaaaccaaaaaataaaaaataaaataaaacccctaTCCAATATGCCTTGCCTGGCCACCCATCACCTGTTTCATCCTTAGCCTGcacctcctgtactacacacataTCATGCAGTACTTGCAGGCAGGCTGGCAACAAGATTAGAATTGTGGGCTTGTGAGCCAGACTGCCTGAGTTCGAATTCTACACCTTCCACTTATCGCCCGTGTATCCCTAACTGGGCCTCCATTTCTGGATCTGTATGATGGGAAAATATTCttgtcatttattattattgttattatcattagcatgcatgcatgtgttcataaaggagggtatatgtgtgtgtacatgtggaggctagaggttaaCCCTGGATGTTCCTTGTCAGGAGAGGGTGAGTGGGAACAGTGTGTGCAGGAGCtggtcctctcctcctcctatgTAGGTACCAGGAGATTGCCAGGGTGACTGCTGCCCAGCCATTTTGTTAGAtcctaccctttttttttttttgaggcagggtcccttgCAGGCCCTGGGCTATTGAAATAGACTAGGCTGGCAGGATATGGAGCTCCAGGCATCCACCTGCCCTTGGATCCCCCATTCTggaattacaaacatgtgccattGTGAcctgctttttatgtgggtgctggaatccaactcaggtcctcctgcttacacaggaagcactttacccaccgaCATCTTCCCAGCTCTCTTAAAagtcctattatttttattaatattcatgtgtatggatgttttgtttgcatgtctgcctgtgtaccaCTTTTGCTCCTAGAGTCCtgggaggctagaagaggatgttgaatcccatgaaactggagttacagatagctgtgaaccatcatgttggtgctgagaaagtatttagtgctcttaactgctgagccatctctacaactccctaaaagtattattttagaattttagccaggagctgggcatggtggctcacacctgtaatcccagcactcagggaggcagaggcaggtggatctctgtgattcaaggccagcctggtctacagatcaaatccagggcagccaaagctacacagagaaaccatgtctcaaagaacaaaaatcaagtcgggcgtggtggcacatgtctgtaatcccagcacttgggaggcagatccaCTTGGGTGGATCGCTgagatttcgaggccagcctagtctacaaagcaagtccaggacagccaaggctatacagagataccttgtctcaaaaagtgaaaaagcaaaaaccaaccaaccacccaaccaaaaaacaaccacccacccacccatgcacacacacaaaagaaagaaagaaagaaagaaagaaaaatgcttttattatttatgtttatgggtgttctgcctgcaccgTATGTTTGTGCAGTGCCCACGAAGACCACGAGAGGGCGTTGGGcctctgggaactggagttacagatggctgtgagccacaaatgggtgctgggaaccaaaccagggtgCTGTGCAAAAGAGACaagagctctttttaaaaattttttaaaaatttatttacttacttatttatttattatgtatacagtgctgtctgcatgcacacctgcagaccacaagaaggtaccagatcacaatagatggttgtgagccaccatgtggttgccggaagttgaactcatgacctctgcaagagtagtcagtgctcttaaatctctgagccatctctctagccccagataCAAGAGGTCTTAATGcttgagccaactctccaacccctagctcattaaaaaaaaaaaaaaaaaaaattgttcagccgggtacttgggaggcagaggcaggcggattgctgtgagttcgaggccagcctagtctacaaagcgaatccaggaccgccaaggctaaaacacagagagaccctgtctcgacaaaccaataaacaaacaaacaaattattgTGCTGTGGCTTAAATGAATTACCATATGAAAGTCACTAAGACTGTGAGTGCTCAACAACGCTAGGAATTATTAAAATCAGGAAGACTTGGGGGTCCTCTGAAGGAATTCACAGATGAAGTGACTAAGCAGACATTACaggtaaaaaggaaaataaaagagcagaaaaCAGTCCAGCAGGGGGCACCACAAGGCCAAGGAAAGGCGGCTTCTCAGCATCACTGAGGGGCCCTGGGGTGAAAAGGGGGCAAGATGAGTCTGGTGGAGTGACAGAAGTCAGTCGTGCCTTGGAGTTTGCATTTTCTGCTTCTAGTGAGGTGGACAGGAGTCACTGAGTGAAGCAAGGGATGAGCTCCAGTGGCCGCTGCGTGGACTGCCTGTAGGATGGAGTTAGGCAGGGACCTTACACAGGTcagaaatgtcaaaataaataaataaataaattaattaattaaaattaaaagtcgCAGTAGGGAGCAGCGAGGAAGTGATGAGAAATGCTTAAGTTTAAAACAAAgtgtcttgggaggcagaggcaggtggaccactgtgagttcgaggccagcctggtctacaaagcgagtccaggaccgccaagataacatagagaaactctgtcttgaaaaaccaaaaagaaaaaatttaaaaagaaaaacaaaaacaaagtatcatCCATCATATCCTCTATCTTTATGGTCTGAGCCCAGTCACAGAAATAAGCACAGTCCAGAAGCTTTCCCCCCAACTCTCCCGGTAGCAAACACTGCTCTGTGTAAGCCCTGCACACCACTACTGGCTTGGGCTCCTCCAACTTTTCTGTAGCCCATCTGTGATCCACCGACTCTGGCAAAAAGCCCAACCTGGTGAGTTCCTTCTTAGCTCCAGCTTCCCGCGGCAGACCAGGGGGAAAACAGAAATCGCCTCCAGCCTGACCTCCAATCTCCTCCTTGCCAAGGGCCGCTGTCCAGCTCGACAGACCTTTCTGAGCTTTGAAGGTCAGAAGAAAGGGTTTCATGTCCACGCTTTTCCTCTTTGCATTTGCAAAGTCCCAAAGACAAGCAAGAGAGCAGAGAACCGTGCGCTGGGTACACAGCGGGTGTCCGGGAGAAGGGTAGTAGCGGAGCGCTTCTGGTCGCTGTCTGAGGATGCCAGCCTGGGTCTCCCTTAAGGGACACCTAGGTCGCACCAGAAGGACGTGAGAGTCGGGGCTTTGAAGAGGAGGTGATCCCAATAGCACACGCGCCTAAGCAGGAATCAGAGCCGAGGGCTCCAAATCTCCAACGCGGGCAGCTGATTTTAGAACCCCAGACTAGGCTCTCTATATTCAAAGAGCTATAAACTAGCGCCGCCAGAGGTGAGGCGGCATTGCGACCACCTCTGCGCAGGCGTGGTGCGGTATGGCCCCATGGCATCCTGGGAATTGTAGTCCTCTGGTTTGGAATTGCACTAGAACCCAAACCAAGACTTGTATGTTTTACTCCATCTATGGGCTTGGGCTGGGAAAACACGGGTCTTAAATTGAGTTTCAAAgcggttgttttgttgttgttttatatgtaGCTGTAGTAGACTGATTtgaactttgtttttcttctagtcCCTGAATCCTGTATTCTATTccttttcctcccatccctccctacCCTCTCATagctaggaatcgaacccaggagCCTCATCCGTTCTAGGCAAGTGATCTACCACTGAACCAcgctcctcctccttttctttccttgtattgcttgtttaatttcttttagacAAGCTTTCTCCATTAGAcctttctgtcctggaactcgctctgtagaccagactgacctcaaattcacagataccctcctgcctctacgtccccgagtgctgggattatagacgtacAGCACCGCGCCcggctatgtttttgtttttcaggatagGGTTTCCGCGTGTACctctggtgtcctggaacttgctttgtagacctgtctggcctcaaactaaagGATCcgcccgcttctgcctcccaagattaaaggtgtgcgctactgtgtctggcttcttccctttttcttgtcttctctcaTGGTCTCTATCTTTAAGGCAAACTGAGGCAATTGGTTAGCTGGTTCCTAAATCAAGGAACGTAACCACACCTTGCTGGCTAGTCACCTCACCTGGTTCAAATCTACAGCTTAGTTCCTTTCTTCGTGGATTCCTTTGCCTCTCTGGTGTATCATTTTAGCTGAGgagcaggttttttgttttttgttttgttttgttttgttttgttttttcagggaaGTCACTAGAGCCTTCTGAGGGCCTGGCTTTCCCTCTTGCTGAGATCTCATCTTTGGTGATAGGTATAAACTAAGGACCAGAAGGAGAAAGGTTTTTGGACTGACGGCGAACAACGGAAACTTCTGAAGACTCTTCACCGTCTACAGGTGGTCAGGGAACAGCGTCACACGCTGTCTATGCTAGGCCTGTCCATCGTTAACCCTGACTTTCTCAGTCTATCAATGGGGTTTAACTTCTGGGGTGGTTTTGCCCACCGGGAGGGAAGCAGAGCTGGGTGGCTGTGTGAGATCAGGTCTCCCCAATTCCATTTAAAGTCTTGGATCCAACCATGGGCAGAGCTAGATCTGCCTTCTGGGGGGATTTGGCCATGCAAACGAATAAATTCCCAGTTTAGTTTCAAAGTTGGGTCTTCCCGTCCAGCCGTCACAGGAGTTTAATTCTCTGTGGAAAGACCAAGAGATAAGAGCTAAAGATATGAAACCACTGACACCTTGAGTCATGACTCAGGTCCTCCAATGAGGCACTCTGCTCTGGACTCAAACGTGGAGGGGTGTGGGAAGGCgagaggggagtgtgtgtgtatgtgtgtcgggGAGGGGTGTGTGCAAGCCACAATGAACAaatggaggttggaggacaacttggGAGTTGGTTATCTCCTCCACCATATGTGCCCTGGGAAATGGacttaggtcaccaggcttagTGACAAGTGCCCTCAGCAACTGATAAGGTGTTGAAGGATGTAAGATATTGAAAGAGGCACCagataaaatcattttgttctgACCAACTGCCCTACTTTtgccttctggttttttttttttgtttgtttgtttgttttaatccttcTGAGCCTGTCCCTTTCCTTCACGTGAGTCTCACGTAgctcaggatagccttgaacttgggttcttctcccctctgcctcctgaatttctgggattataggtctgtACTATTAGGCCTGCCATCCTGCAGACaccaggaatgggaggataattGATACACATCTTTATTACAAAGGTCTgaaacccctccccacccccatagacAGCAAGCTTGCAGGACGGGTCACCCCTCTTCTTGAGGAAGGGTGGTTGTCCACACTGTAAGGCTGCACCCTGGAGACAGACTGTGGCCTTCAGGTGAAGACACCAGTAACAACTTCACCAGACAGTGATCAGTCAGACCATGCAGTTAGAGGTGCAAACCCTGGCTAccttgtttcctttaaaaacttcAAAGGTCCCATTAGCCCCTTGAAAAATGAACTGTGTGTAGGAGGGTCatagaactttctttctttctttcttttaatttggcttttcaagacagggtttctctgtgtagcctggctgtcctggactggctttgtagaccaggctggcctctgactcacactTATCCACtcgcctctgcatcctgagtgctggggtgaaaggcgtgcgccattgcGCCAAGCCTCACAGaacttctttgttttctgaaggaGGCCAgtagggggtgtcagatcccctgagactggagttatagacagttgtgagctgccatgtggttgctgggacttgaacctgggtcttctggaaagcAGCCagttctaaccactgagctatcccttcAGCCCCAGTGAGAATGTTTTTTGTCTAATGGGCTGCTTAACTTGCTCTCTAGCCTAGGTTATCAATTTCTAGAAGTATTTAGTTGGAAAGAGGTTGGAAGATCTGTCCTAAATACAAAGGCCCTCAAGGCCTCTCCCTGAACATTTCCAGAGTTGGGAACTTTACTGCTTGATGAAGCACTCCTTTCCATTCTTTGTAATCACTGAACTTTAAAGATTTTAAACCAAATCTGCCTGCTGGTTATTTTTCGTCTGTCCTGCTGGCTGAGCTACAACCATGTagtcttctccttttctcttgtgTGTGACAACTTGGGGGTACCGAGGAGACGATCCTAGAAAAAGAATCTCACAAgtgattttctattttgttttgttttttaaagatttatttctgccTGCAAATACACCTacccaccagaagaaggcaccagatctcattatagatggttgtgaggcaccatgtggttgctgggaacttaggacctttggaagagctcttgacctccgagccatctctccaggcgctgttttttttttttttttttttttaaactacactACCCATGCtcaagcatgtgcatgtgtacatgtggaggtcagaggacaacttgagaggGTTGTCAGCTCTCTCCcccccttttcttgttttttgttttttgttttcaagacagggtttctcttgtgtagccctgattgtcctggacttgatttgtagaccaggctggccttgaactcacagagatccacctgcctctgcctcttgggattaaaggcttacaccacCACACGTGGCCTGAGACATTGTTTTaggtacttttttgttttttttcgagagagggttttgtggttcttctcttCCCTGGGGGACTGTTGGTCACCAGCCCACcggggcaggaggagcagaagacgAGATGCAGAGCCTGGCAGGCCGTAAGCACAGCAGAGATGGAacactccaggaaccacttcaggaggTAGGTCAACTTTAAtcagaacaaaggctatatagcccttggggagtgggtggggtctTCAGGATAGGTactcataattggttgaaaccaggcatGTTAAAGATGCTTGTTTTGAGTCCATCCTATGATATGAACAGAAACACAGCACCTCATTACCCTATAGgcccagggaggggagagctagcagggagctgtgtcaagagGCCATATATTaagtgtggttaggggcatctctGTCTAAAGGGCATCAAGAGACcccaggccctgctggggagagggagtcctacacTAAGTCAGAACTGTGGCTGTGGTCAGCCCGCAGTGCAGCCTTGGGAACGGGAGGCCGTCGTGTTCTGGCCTCGCCCATTCCTCGACAGATGTGCTTTCTTCGactctggttttgtgtttctgtACATCTTACTTCTTCCCAGTTGGCAAACCTGTTTTTCCCACCTTCAGTGAAAGTCATCTGCTcggctggacagtggtggcgcacgcctttaatcccagtacttgggaggcagaggcaggcggatctgtgagttcgaggccagccgaggctacacagagaaaccttgtctaagaATAGTATGGACATGTGCTTTTTCAAGTTAAGCTGGAGCCTAGCAACATGGCACACTCCTTCGATCCcagccctggaggcaggagcaggtggacctctgtgatgAGACTGTCCCTTCCACACCGTCTTTGACAATTTCCAACTTTAGGCCAGGAATTAACCCAGACCAGCAGAGAAaatctcccccccacccccacagacaaTTCTCGAGGATACCCTCAGCCAAGTTCAAGGACTGTCTGGAAGAAAGCAGGTCCTGGAAGCAGCTGGTTTCCAGTTAGAACCAGTTTTTGGCTGGGTCCCCATGACTTCCCCCCGAAACTGACTATGGGCTAAATTTCTCAGACCATGTAATGAGGGGAACGCAAACAAACCAGAGGGCAGAGGGGCCTGCTGGTGGAGATGGGCGAATCG
Coding sequences:
- the Sit1 gene encoding signaling threshold-regulating transmembrane adapter 1 isoform X1; protein product: MGVTLTPATVTNRDDNCTCLPPAFGIPSIAQAWGLWTVLAVVTVLFLISLAALLSQWTSGRSRNQEGQGRSGGSVEEVPLYGNLLYLQTGRLSQEPRPEQQDPSSGGPGRVSQLAEEKGREGNGDRSRGSRDRPTASHLQAAEEAMCYTSLQLRPPQGRIPSAGTPIKYCEVVLDSEPKPQTPGPEPELYASVCPQTRRARASFPDQAYANSQPAPS
- the Sit1 gene encoding signaling threshold-regulating transmembrane adapter 1 isoform X2, with the protein product MGVTLTPATVTNRDDNCTCLPPAFGIPSIAQAWGLWTVLAVVTVLFLISLAALLSQWTSGRSRNQEGQGRSGGSVEEVPLYGNLLYLQTGRLSQEPRPEQQDPSSGGPGRAAEEAMCYTSLQLRPPQGRIPSAGTPIKYCEVVLDSEPKPQTPGPEPELYASVCPQTRRARASFPDQAYANSQPAPS